In the genome of Fimbriimonadia bacterium, one region contains:
- a CDS encoding formimidoylglutamase gives MTVGTLQQGLQPISPALLYGRQDEDDWRIGEVVRVSTLEQLGDHETDLVVIGVPDDRAVVAIGGRPGANRGPSEIRRAWFRMTLGDKNQLGRFHIADVGDVRLLDTIEETHTRVEAIVKWLFANTSARVLLLGGGHDIAYPHFAGLIDCCKHQKRVGIINVDAHFDVRPVVDGITSGTAFWRLLEKGDERFRGHEMVSFGVQYHATSNAHRRYLEQRGATIVMLEESGPTGHIQAFAKSLDSLGKWAHSIGVSFDMDAVRMSDAHGVSAPSPVGLSAADASAIAFLSGRDKRIRTLGIYEVAPPLDDGTAVRLAALMCQQYATGIAASR, from the coding sequence ATGACCGTTGGCACCTTGCAGCAGGGCTTACAGCCCATATCGCCGGCGCTTCTGTATGGAAGGCAGGACGAAGACGATTGGCGGATCGGCGAAGTCGTTCGCGTTAGCACCTTGGAGCAGCTAGGAGATCACGAGACGGACCTGGTGGTGATAGGCGTGCCCGACGATCGAGCCGTGGTAGCTATCGGAGGTCGTCCCGGTGCCAACCGTGGGCCGTCCGAGATCCGGCGGGCGTGGTTCCGCATGACACTAGGCGACAAGAACCAACTCGGGCGCTTCCACATTGCCGACGTGGGCGACGTCCGGCTGCTGGATACCATCGAGGAGACGCATACACGGGTCGAGGCCATCGTGAAGTGGCTGTTTGCCAACACCTCGGCACGCGTCCTTCTGCTGGGGGGCGGGCATGACATCGCCTATCCACATTTCGCCGGATTGATTGACTGCTGCAAGCATCAGAAGCGTGTGGGGATCATCAACGTAGACGCGCACTTCGACGTGCGCCCCGTGGTGGACGGGATTACCAGCGGCACTGCGTTCTGGAGGCTGCTGGAGAAGGGTGACGAACGTTTTCGCGGGCACGAGATGGTCTCGTTCGGAGTGCAGTATCACGCGACATCGAACGCTCACAGGCGTTATTTGGAACAGCGTGGCGCCACCATCGTGATGTTAGAGGAGTCCGGACCGACAGGCCATATACAGGCGTTCGCGAAGTCGCTCGATTCGCTAGGCAAGTGGGCGCACTCTATCGGTGTTAGTTTCGACATGGATGCAGTCCGAATGTCCGATGCGCACGGCGTAAGTGCGCCCAGTCCGGTGGGACTCTCGGCGGCGGATGCTTCGGCGATTGCCTTCCTCAGTGGGCGTGACAAGAGGATTCGCACGCTGGGCATTTACGAGGTCGCTCCGCCCCTCGACGATGGAACGGCGGTGCGCCTGGCGGCGCTGATGTGTCAGCAGTACGCTACCGGGATTGCCGCGAGCCGGTGA
- a CDS encoding DNA-3-methyladenine glycosylase I codes for MLTRCDWCAGDPLMEDYHDNEWGVRSDDDTALFELLTLEVFQAGLSWRSVLVRREAFRRAFEGFDIERVATFGPSDVERLMADAGIIRNRKKIESTIENARIIRDLARESGSFAGWLDSLPNSDLANYQKVFRKTFRFCGPEITRMFVMGCGRVPPPHDPHCQTGAR; via the coding sequence ATGCTCACGAGATGCGACTGGTGCGCAGGCGACCCTCTGATGGAGGACTACCACGACAACGAGTGGGGAGTCCGAAGCGACGACGACACCGCCCTCTTCGAGCTCCTTACCCTCGAGGTGTTCCAGGCCGGCCTGAGCTGGCGCTCCGTGCTGGTGCGCCGCGAGGCGTTCCGCAGGGCGTTCGAGGGCTTCGACATCGAGCGGGTGGCCACCTTCGGTCCCTCGGACGTCGAGCGGCTGATGGCCGACGCGGGCATCATCCGCAATCGCAAGAAGATCGAGTCCACTATCGAGAACGCAAGGATCATCCGAGACCTGGCGAGGGAGAGCGGCTCCTTCGCCGGCTGGCTGGACAGCCTGCCGAACAGCGACCTGGCCAACTATCAGAAGGTGTTTCGCAAAACCTTCCGATTCTGCGGACCCGAGATAACGCGAATGTTCGTGATGGGTTGCGGACGGGTTCCGCCCCCGCACGACCCCCACTGCCAGACGGGCGCACGGTAG
- the hutU gene encoding urocanate hydratase produces the protein MTVTQSEMLREILAAERPIHVRSPRGTARNARGWVQEAALRMLLNNLDPEVAERPLDLVVYGGIGKAARNWDCLRHIVRCLLDLGDEETLLVQSGKPVGVLSSHPDAPRVLIANSLLVPAWATWEVFRELDRKGLIMYGQMTAGSWIYIGSQGILQGTYETFAELARKHFGGSLAGRLVLTAGLGGMGGAQPLAVTMNGGVALCVEVDPARIERRIQTRYCDVWTDNLDRALTWVRDAVERKVAKSIALLGNAAEVHPMLLQSGVIPDAVTDQTSAHDPLNGYIAAGYTLEQAALARKETPERYLEDVYGSICTHVRTMLEFQQRGSVVFDYGNNIRQVAKDHGVDRAFDFPGFVPAFIRPLFCVGKGPFRWAALSGDPNDIAAIDDAILQHFAQDEALCRWIRMAADKVSYQGLPARICWLGYGDRKKLGLIINDLVASGRVTAPVVIGRDHLDTGSVASPNRETEGMKDGSDVVADWVALNALINAVGGASWVSVHHGGGVGMGYSLHAGMVIVADGTPDAARRLSRVLDTDPGLGILRHADAGYEEAIAVAEKHGLRIPMREDIE, from the coding sequence ATGACCGTCACGCAATCCGAGATGCTTCGCGAGATACTGGCCGCCGAGAGACCCATTCACGTCCGCAGCCCGCGCGGCACTGCGCGGAACGCCCGCGGGTGGGTGCAAGAGGCCGCCCTCCGCATGCTGCTGAATAACCTGGACCCCGAGGTGGCCGAGCGCCCCCTGGACCTGGTGGTGTACGGCGGCATCGGCAAAGCAGCGCGCAACTGGGACTGTCTGCGTCACATCGTTCGTTGCCTGCTCGACCTCGGGGACGAAGAGACTCTGCTAGTGCAGTCCGGCAAGCCCGTGGGTGTGCTCTCTAGCCACCCTGATGCGCCTCGCGTGCTCATAGCTAACAGCTTGTTAGTGCCCGCATGGGCGACGTGGGAGGTGTTCCGCGAGCTGGACCGCAAGGGCCTGATCATGTATGGACAGATGACTGCGGGCTCGTGGATCTATATCGGCTCGCAGGGCATTCTGCAAGGAACCTATGAGACATTCGCAGAACTCGCACGCAAGCACTTCGGCGGCTCGCTGGCAGGTCGGTTAGTACTAACGGCGGGACTCGGCGGGATGGGTGGAGCGCAGCCCCTGGCCGTCACTATGAACGGGGGCGTGGCACTATGTGTAGAGGTGGACCCCGCGCGCATTGAGCGGCGTATTCAGACGCGATACTGCGACGTGTGGACCGACAACCTGGATCGAGCGCTCACGTGGGTGCGGGATGCGGTCGAGCGCAAGGTAGCGAAGTCTATCGCGCTGCTAGGCAACGCAGCCGAAGTGCACCCCATGCTGCTCCAGTCTGGCGTGATACCGGACGCGGTGACCGACCAGACCTCGGCCCACGATCCGCTCAACGGTTACATCGCGGCAGGTTACACTTTGGAGCAGGCAGCACTGGCTCGGAAAGAAACACCCGAGCGTTACCTCGAGGACGTCTATGGCTCCATCTGCACTCACGTTCGCACGATGCTGGAGTTCCAACAGCGCGGCTCCGTGGTCTTCGACTACGGCAACAACATTAGGCAAGTCGCAAAGGACCACGGTGTGGACCGTGCTTTCGACTTCCCTGGCTTCGTTCCCGCTTTCATCCGTCCGCTCTTCTGTGTAGGCAAAGGGCCCTTCCGTTGGGCAGCGCTCTCCGGCGATCCAAACGACATTGCAGCGATAGACGACGCGATCCTCCAGCACTTCGCACAGGATGAGGCGCTCTGCAGGTGGATCCGCATGGCAGCGGACAAAGTGAGCTACCAAGGCCTGCCCGCGCGCATCTGTTGGCTCGGCTACGGTGATCGAAAGAAGCTGGGGCTCATCATCAATGACCTCGTCGCATCGGGGCGTGTGACTGCGCCGGTGGTTATAGGGCGGGATCACCTGGACACCGGTAGCGTAGCTTCGCCGAACCGCGAAACCGAAGGGATGAAGGACGGCTCGGACGTGGTTGCCGACTGGGTGGCGCTCAACGCACTCATCAACGCAGTCGGCGGCGCGAGCTGGGTGTCCGTGCACCACGGCGGTGGAGTCGGCATGGGGTACTCGCTCCATGCCGGAATGGTGATCGTGGCAGACGGCACTCCCGATGCAGCACGCCGCCTCAGCCGTGTGCTGGACACCGACCCAGGCCTCGGCATTCTGCGTCACGCCGATGCGGGATACGAGGAGGCGATTGCCGTGGCCGAGAAGCACGGACTGCGCATCCCAATGCGAGAAGACATCGAGTGA
- a CDS encoding imidazolonepropionase, with the protein MNDGNLLLTEIGELWTCAGPRPLRGAALSGLTESDADAIAIARGKVVAVGRTEEMRNRFDFPEFSVGKRLVTPGLIDPHTHTVFAGHRGDEFAMRCAGASYAQIAAAGGGIRRTVEQTRRAPFEELLETARDRLEVMVMTGTTTVEVKTGYGLNRDAEMKMLDVIYSLSNESPVEVIPTFMGAHMPDPDRDADSYVKDLAENLIPLAAQHPAAPRFNDVFCDEGAFDLAQTRAILEAGQQYFLQPKVHAEEFAHTGAARLAVDMGAASAEHLLQATDDDIEALAASNTAAVLLPGTCFYLNLPHSAPARKMIEAGCIVALGSDFNPGSCNISSMHFIMGLACLRMSLTPAEALGAATVNAAAAIGLEATHGQLAPGYWGDAVVWECNSLNDLMARFARPIPAMVIKRGNFVFPDPQSVQAFTGSRQSR; encoded by the coding sequence GTGAATGACGGCAACCTGCTTCTGACCGAGATCGGCGAGCTCTGGACCTGCGCGGGCCCCAGGCCCCTCAGGGGCGCGGCGCTCTCCGGACTAACCGAATCCGACGCAGATGCGATCGCCATAGCGCGCGGCAAGGTCGTCGCCGTAGGGCGCACCGAGGAGATGCGGAACCGCTTCGACTTTCCTGAGTTCTCCGTAGGCAAGAGACTCGTTACACCGGGTCTGATTGATCCACACACCCATACCGTGTTCGCCGGTCACAGGGGTGACGAGTTCGCGATGCGCTGCGCAGGCGCAAGCTATGCCCAGATCGCCGCGGCGGGCGGCGGTATTCGAAGAACGGTCGAGCAGACGCGCCGTGCGCCCTTCGAGGAACTACTGGAAACCGCGCGCGACCGGCTCGAGGTGATGGTCATGACCGGCACCACCACCGTGGAAGTCAAGACCGGCTACGGGTTGAACCGCGATGCCGAAATGAAGATGCTGGACGTGATCTACTCGCTCTCCAATGAGTCTCCAGTTGAGGTGATCCCCACCTTCATGGGTGCCCACATGCCCGATCCCGACCGAGACGCGGATAGTTATGTAAAGGATTTGGCTGAAAACTTGATTCCATTGGCGGCTCAACATCCGGCGGCTCCCCGCTTCAACGATGTGTTTTGCGACGAAGGCGCGTTCGACCTGGCACAGACGCGCGCCATTCTCGAGGCCGGACAGCAATACTTCCTCCAGCCAAAGGTGCACGCCGAGGAGTTCGCGCACACCGGGGCCGCTCGTCTCGCCGTGGATATGGGTGCGGCCAGCGCCGAGCACCTGCTGCAGGCGACGGACGACGATATCGAGGCGCTGGCCGCCTCCAACACCGCCGCCGTGCTGCTTCCCGGCACGTGCTTCTACTTGAACCTGCCCCACTCGGCGCCCGCCCGCAAGATGATCGAGGCGGGGTGCATCGTCGCGCTCGGCTCCGACTTCAACCCAGGTTCCTGCAACATCTCATCCATGCACTTCATCATGGGTCTTGCCTGCCTCCGCATGAGCCTGACGCCAGCGGAGGCGTTGGGCGCCGCAACCGTGAACGCAGCCGCGGCCATCGGGCTGGAGGCCACCCACGGCCAGCTCGCCCCAGGCTACTGGGGGGACGCTGTCGTGTGGGAGTGCAACAGTCTGAACGATCTCATGGCCAGGTTCGCCCGACCGATCCCCGCCATGGTGATTAAGCGCGGTAACTTCGTGTTTCCCGATCCGCAAAGCGTGCAAGCGTTCACCGGCTCGCGGCAATCCCGGTAG
- the guaB gene encoding IMP dehydrogenase, whose protein sequence is MKSLEGLVARDFPLGLSFDDVLLQPRDTEVLPSEVSTATTLAGSIRLHLPIVSSPMDTVTESRMAIALAREGGVGVIHRNLPPDVQAQEVDRVKRSESGVIVDPFHLSPDQPLREAKEMMERYHISGVPVTDESGRLVGILTNRDIRFETDFSGPIRSRMTTENLITAPVGTTLEQAQQMLQEHRIEKLPIVDESFRLCGLITIKDLLKLRQFPNATKDAKGRLCVGAAVGPMSAPVERARALAEAGVDFIVVDAAHGHSRGVLDAVAAIKRALPDMLVIGGNVATGEATHALIERGADAIRVGIGAGSICTTRIVAGVGVPQLSALLECAEAAAKLGVPIIADGGVRSSGDIVKSLAAGASSVMLGNMLAGCDESPGEIEMYRNRAYKVYRGMGSIGAMRQGGMDRYGQTAGGKIVPEGVEGRVPYRGPMSETIAQLAGGIRSGMGYVGARDLNELRERAVFTRITNAGLRESHVHDVWVTKEPPNYSAWWTGAETGE, encoded by the coding sequence ATGAAAAGCCTGGAGGGCCTCGTGGCTAGGGATTTCCCGCTCGGCCTAAGCTTCGACGACGTACTTCTTCAACCTCGAGACACCGAGGTGCTTCCTAGCGAAGTCAGCACGGCGACGACTCTTGCCGGAAGCATCCGCTTGCACCTCCCGATCGTCAGCAGCCCGATGGACACCGTGACCGAGAGCCGCATGGCCATCGCCCTGGCACGAGAGGGGGGCGTGGGGGTCATTCACCGTAATCTTCCGCCCGACGTGCAAGCCCAAGAGGTGGACCGGGTGAAGCGTTCGGAGTCGGGCGTCATCGTTGACCCGTTCCATCTCTCTCCCGACCAGCCACTGCGAGAGGCCAAGGAGATGATGGAGCGCTATCACATCTCCGGCGTGCCCGTGACCGACGAGAGCGGCAGGTTGGTCGGCATTCTGACCAACCGCGACATTCGCTTCGAGACCGACTTCAGCGGGCCCATCCGCTCGCGCATGACCACCGAGAACCTGATCACCGCACCCGTAGGCACCACTCTGGAGCAGGCTCAGCAGATGCTGCAGGAGCACCGTATCGAGAAGCTGCCCATCGTGGACGAGTCGTTCCGGCTATGCGGGCTGATCACCATCAAGGACCTGTTGAAGCTGCGGCAATTCCCGAATGCGACGAAGGACGCGAAGGGGCGGTTGTGCGTGGGGGCTGCGGTCGGGCCGATGTCGGCACCCGTCGAGCGGGCGCGCGCGCTGGCAGAGGCGGGAGTGGACTTCATCGTAGTGGACGCCGCGCACGGGCACTCGCGCGGCGTCCTGGATGCAGTCGCCGCAATCAAGCGCGCGCTGCCGGACATGCTGGTCATCGGCGGGAACGTGGCAACCGGAGAGGCAACGCACGCACTAATCGAACGGGGCGCCGACGCGATACGAGTCGGGATCGGCGCCGGCTCCATCTGCACTACGCGCATCGTGGCGGGCGTGGGGGTACCACAGCTTTCGGCGTTGCTGGAATGCGCGGAGGCCGCGGCCAAGCTGGGCGTGCCCATCATCGCAGACGGAGGCGTGCGCTCCAGCGGCGACATCGTGAAGAGCCTAGCGGCGGGTGCGTCCAGCGTCATGCTGGGCAACATGCTCGCCGGTTGCGACGAATCGCCGGGCGAGATCGAGATGTACCGCAACAGAGCGTACAAGGTGTATCGCGGCATGGGCTCGATCGGAGCCATGCGGCAAGGCGGCATGGACCGCTACGGACAGACGGCCGGCGGAAAGATCGTACCGGAGGGTGTGGAGGGCCGAGTGCCCTACCGCGGCCCTATGTCCGAGACTATCGCGCAACTCGCGGGCGGCATCCGCTCCGGCATGGGATACGTGGGGGCCAGGGACTTGAACGAACTGAGAGAGCGCGCCGTGTTCACCCGGATCACCAACGCGGGCCTTCGCGAGAGCCACGTACACGACGTGTGGGTGACGAAGGAGCCGCCGAACTACTCGGCTTGGTGGACCGGCGCCGAGACCGGCGAGTAG